The stretch of DNA TGTAGTGCTGTACTCATTCCTCTCAAAGCAATTCTCTTTGCCCAACTTTGCTTTATCTTCATAACTTTCAACTCCAGGGATATGTAATACACGTTGTACTATGCTTTTGAGATGAATGATATCTTGGCGCTTGGCGCCTTCTtgtgttaaaaaaataaaaataaatgaagaAACTAAAAAATAGTTCCTAAAGTCAAGTTATTTAAATGGAAAGAAAATATTTATGCTTCAACAAACATCATGATTTTTCTAAAAACCACGGTTTCCAAAAATGAAATTATCTCACAAAAAAAAATTATGCTTACTATAGTGGTCGCTCCCCACTCCCACTCTCAGCTGCGGACTGGAGAAGTTTCTAAAAAAAAATTGctgagaggaggaaggaggagcggAGCCGCCGGCGACCTCACCCCACCGCCCCGTCTCCGACAGCCACCCACCGGCGATTCGAGGTCTGGCAACCCAATCTATTCGTTCCTCTCTCTCTCCATCTAAACTAGTAACTCCGTTCTTCTTTTCTCTTCTTAATTTTTCCCTAGTAGTAAAAGTAAACCCTAGCTAGATTCCCCCCTCCGAATCAAACCCTAACAATCCTCCCCTGCCGCAGCTGTGGGGAGATAGGTGCTTCTAATGGATGCTGCTGCTGAGGTTCCCCAAGGCCAAGGGTAAGATTCCCAATCCAGTTCCTTTCCCTCTGCATTACTTTGTATATGCTATTATATATGCTGGATGGATGTAACATTACTTTGTGAGCACCTACTTTGTGTATGGTATATGCTCGATGGATGTGCATATGTTGATTCATTATTACTCGTTGTATGCTATGCTATTCTATTGATCAATGATGTGCATATGTATGTTGGATGTTTAATTTGCAACTTCCCTGATGTGCATATGTGTGTCCATTGATTACATTTCTATTCATACCAGGGCCGATCCCATTCCCAGCTCGCCGCGTGTGGACCGGAAGAGGCGGGGCCGTTCTGTGCCGCTGGCCGGCCCGGTGTCCAAGGTGCTTGGCTACGACAACCTCCTCATCGAGATCCTCGTCCGCCTCCCTCCGAAGCCGTCCTCGCTCCCCCGTGCGTCTGTCGTATGCAAGCGCTGGGGCAGCATCCTCTCCGACCCCCAGTTCCTCAAACGCTTCCGCGAGCACCACAGGAAACCTCCTCTGCTCGGCTTCTTCAGAGGGTATGCTAAAAACTTCATTCCTGCCATGGACTCACCTGACCGCATCCCTGCTGCCCGCTTCTCCCTGCCCAAGAGCAGCATACCCTACCACACCGATGAAGCATACATGGGCTGCCGCCATGGCCTCTCTCTCttaatcaacatgcataagcgcgaGACCGTCGTGTGGGATCCCCTCACCGGTGAAGAGCGCATCGTGGCTTTTCCACCAGGGTTCAACAGTACCTTAATGTGGAGTTACAGTGGCTGGCATGGCACTGTATTGTGCGTCAATGCTGAAGATGGGCATGTCCACGGAGATTGCTTCTCGAGCCCGTTTAAATTGGTTTTGGTCTGCGCTGAGTACAATACACCGGCACTTTGTTCTGTCTACGACTCAGCGTCTGATGTTTGGGGAGATATTTTCTCAACGATGACGATAACAGCTGGAATGTCTAGGTTAAGAAGGCCCAGCACCCTTGTCGGGAATGCACTTTGCTTGTTGATTTCTGGAGGTGATGTCCTTGTGTTTGATTTCGAAATGCAAAGTCTTAGTCTGAGCGAAAAGCCGGTAGAAAACCATGGTACCGACGACTGGTATTTTCAGCTCTTACGGATGGAGAATGATGGACTAGGTCTTGCTATTTTGTTGGACCTGACTATCAAATTATGGGAGAGGAAATCTAACTGCGATGGTGTTTTCGAATGGGTGCTGCTgcagaaaaccattccactcgaggGTATGGTTCCAAGGAGAATGGATTCTGCACTTTTTGTCGGGTATGATGAGGATGCAAATGTGATTGTTCTCACTACTATAACCGGCAACTTCACACTCCAAGTTGACTCGATGCAGATCAAACATATTGTTAAAAGAAACAACATATGTCTTGACACCTTTTATCCCTACAGGAATTTCTATACTGCAGGTAATATGCCCTATCTACATTGCACAAGCAAAAAAGTCAATTTAGTTTGTTTCGCTCGTATTCGTTCCAGTTACTTTTGGTACGTTACTGCGGTAACATTGTTCCTATTATTAGGATTGAGCTAGATACATAAAAATATGTTGTCTTATTTGTTCCTCTGTTGATCTGATCATCTTATGGTTATCTAATTTCTTGTTATTATAGAGCTCCATTAAAGCTAGAACAGGAATATAAATATTGCTTTGATGCCTGGCCATTGCGAAAGGCTAAATACAATTATGTGCTTGTAATGATCTTTTCATCAGAGGTGTTTTAAAATTGGAAAGTGGCAATTGCTGCAGTGGTGAAACCATCTGAAGTAATTAAGAAATTGGAACATCTAGAGGCGGCTTAAAGCTTGTTATGTTTTCTTATTCACTATTTTTTTCCTTGCAAGTTTAAAATTTAACTTGATTGATCTTCATAGAAATCGTCAATTCATAATACCATGTGGTCTAATTTTTATCGAAGAGTAGTACTAGTTCATTAATTTCACGTAGTACTATGTAATACTTGTTATGGAACTCTGGTTTTCCAAGCCGTGCCATTTTCCATTTGTACCCTGAGCCTCACATATGGCTTGACACACAAAAGTAAATCTGGAATGAGCTAACCATCTTAAAAGCTCAGTTTTTTTTTTGCCTCAGATGATAGGCGGTGAGTCACTGATCTCGTAATTTCTACTGCAATCATACACAGTTATATGGCAAGAATCTTGAAAACATGTCAGCATATAGGTGGCAGTACAAACTAAATGTTCCCTTATTGTTGTTCTCCGTTTGTAGTATTAGCTTGTATACTGGGGTGATTCAGCTTTGGATATATTTTTCGTATAATCTGCACTACGGCAAAGTTAATACTTATTTTCGGGGATCATACAAAATTTGTTTTGCTGTGAGAGAGCATTACAAATTTGTTTGACCGGGATGACATTCATTGTTCTGCAGGTACTAAGATATGTACAGTGTAACCTTCATTGTAGGCAGGAGAGCTGAGACGCAGCCATGACTAGTTGGTCTAGGGAGGTTCTTCTGTTTTGCTGAGACGCTGGCATGGGTAGTTAGTGCAGTGAAGTTCTTGTATTTTGCCGAGACGCAGACATGGCTACTCGATGCTCAAATTGTCCTGCTATGTAGTCTGTGGGTTCTTCTATTATGTATGGCCTGTGATGTGGTTGATGCTGAGATTGCTCCTCTATGCAGAATGTAGGCTGTAATACTTTTATGCACCTGTCCCGTGAAGTGGAACTTGTTGGATTTAGCCGTGTGAACTCTTGTATATTATCTAATATCAGCAGACGTTTGTCGACTTGCATGCCTGGTTAATGCTCGGCTCTGTTGTGAAGGTCTGTACTTTACACAGTTTCCTTGTGAAGTCCCGGTTGCCTAGCCACTTCAAAGAAACTAAGACATGTACATCTTTGTACGGTTGATCTTGCGAGTCTTGCTAGTGAGAACTGTGATAATGCTGCTCAGATCCACTAGAGTACACACCTAGCCCAGTTGCCTAGCTACTTCAAAGAAACTAAGATatgtacggagggagtactattttggaTAAACAGAGTATGTGCTGGCATTATCCTTCGTATAAACAGAGATGTGCTGGCATTTTCAGCTTACAAGGAAGCTATCATGAAAGATGGGACATACATATCCTGAAGACCCCGAGCTTAGAAAGTAAAGAAGGAAAGCTAGCCGGGAGTCCGTTGATGAGAAATGACCAAATTTAAAAAAGAAACGGAAAATGGTTTCAATGCCAGAGTAGAAACCACCACTAAAGCCGAAGTGGCGAAATTGTGGCCTGGTCTAGTTGAGGCAATGAGATAAAGCATGACCACGGGGCAGCTTGTGGCACCACCAACCCAGATCTTTTCGGCGCTGATCAAGGAGCCACCACCCAATGCATACCATCATATACCAGCCCATCCAGTGGCGAATCTAGGAAGAAAATGAAGGGTAGGCTAAAGTCAACGACGAGAAAACTAAGCTCTCTTTTGAAAAAAAACATGATGTCCAAGCCTTGCTGTCAAAATAAGGTCAGAATTTCCCAAACTACTACTTAAAACATGTAGTATTAACTAGATTTTTTCTAGGAattttgaaatatatatatatatatatatatatatatatatatatatatatatgaaatttTGAACCAAAATTTGAATTTATCTTGCAGAATAACCATTATCTCCTCATTTTGTTGTCCACATAAGTTGGAGGAGGGATTACAATCACAATAGTTAAGGGAGGGGTATCTAGGTTCAGATTAGCTGGGATAGGTTCAGGTTCAGCGCGAGGAGTACATGCATGCATactcattttgtactcttctttttTGCAAATAAGTTGCATTGGACACTAAATTAGATAACAGTACATGAACTAGTGATTACAGTAGATGGAGGCTGGGCATTCGTGTGTGGCCTGTTTGCTGTGCGTGTGTGGCACTGTGTGTTTGCTACTTGATAGTAGATGTACTATTCAGCTGGGATAAAAGTACTAGTAGTAAAAAATATTGTTATTTGGAGGGTAGGTTTGAGCCTGTTTAAGCCCTCCCAGTAGACTCGCCACTGAGCCCATCCGCCTCTTACTCGGGCAAGATCATGGACGCCCTTATGTGTTTGTGCTCATTAGCGGGCGGTTGTGCTTTTAGCATGTTTGTGGCCCATGTTGTGTTTTGGACCTTTTTAAATGTACGGTGTTATATGGCCCATTAGTGGCTGATGTTATGTTTTGGCCCGTTTGCTACCCGAGGTTATTACGGCCCATATGTGGCCCATGGTTACTATGAGAAACTTGAAATAAATGCATGGTACAACCGGATATCTTGCATTAGTGCTCATATAAACCAAACAAAAACAAATACAAGGGATGTGACATTTATTTGAACTTAATAGGATATGTAATCTCTTATAATATTATTTTGCTAGCAACAATTAGTTTGGGGAAATAAATACAACATGCAACTAATGCATGCCATCTAGTTCGTGCTTTTCTCCTATACAAACCCTGGCATTAaataccacaaaaaagaatatGAACTCAATAAATATAGTGTATAGAAAGGTCGGAGTATGTCAGTACAAGGATATGTGAACATTAGTTTACAGATACGCATAAATGCAATAAGTAATCAATCGATATCCACAACCTTGGTGGTGGCTCTGTATAAATACCTGCAATGGAGCTTGGCGACGTGGATCCCACATAGGAGAAGGAAGAAACAGAGGGCAAGTAGTCTTTTCTCATAGAATGGCACTCATCAATCGCAATACAAGGACGATTGTCTACGCAATGGCGGTTGCTCTCGTGGTCATGGTGATGATGTCCTCTTTGTTGCCATCTTGTCATGCAAAGAAAGGTATGCAACAATGGCATTGTTTTACTGTATTGCAAAGAAAGGTATGCAACAATGCCATTGTTTTACTCTATGATTTCCAACCGtggaaaaaacaataaaaatctAGCTAGCTATATTCTTGTTTTATCTTTGTATACTGTACAAGCTAAGCTAAATTGCTGGTACCACAATATATTGCCTTTGTAGGTAAGTGGAAGTGCAAGGAATTAGAG from Triticum dicoccoides isolate Atlit2015 ecotype Zavitan chromosome 6A, WEW_v2.0, whole genome shotgun sequence encodes:
- the LOC119318923 gene encoding putative F-box/kelch-repeat protein At3g17540, coding for MDAAAEVPQGQGSPRVDRKRRGRSVPLAGPVSKVLGYDNLLIEILVRLPPKPSSLPRASVVCKRWGSILSDPQFLKRFREHHRKPPLLGFFRGYAKNFIPAMDSPDRIPAARFSLPKSSIPYHTDEAYMGCRHGLSLLINMHKRETVVWDPLTGEERIVAFPPGFNSTLMWSYSGWHGTVLCVNAEDGHVHGDCFSSPFKLVLVCAEYNTPALCSVYDSASDVWGDIFSTMTITAGMSRLRRPSTLVGNALCLLISGGDVLVFDFEMQSLSLSEKPVENHGTDDWYFQLLRMENDGLGLAILLDLTIKLWERKSNCDGVFEWVLLQKTIPLEGMVPRRMDSALFVGYDEDANVIVLTTITGNFTLQVDSMQIKHIVKRNNICLDTFYPYRNFYTAGRRAETQP